Proteins encoded by one window of Lathyrus oleraceus cultivar Zhongwan6 chromosome 1, CAAS_Psat_ZW6_1.0, whole genome shotgun sequence:
- the LOC127109342 gene encoding uncharacterized protein LOC127109342: MQYHMSNAVNANPRLNLLVEEPRTLVESVRKSKHNPRNGIRERRFLQRNLKNEGLCIGFLVDMARRNDDDAKQGAYLCHLILCTRPVEVLMQGDDDDMEMLHSRCEGAHGLDQCISKCSDYELAGMNAQCS; the protein is encoded by the exons ATGCAATATCATATGAGCAACGCGGTCAACGCAAATCCACGTTTAAACCTCTTGGTTGAAGAACCAAGAACACTGGTTGAATCCGTGCGGAAATCAAAACATAATCCTCGAAATGGAATTCGCGAAAGAAGGTTCTTACAGCGGAATTTAAAGAATGAAGGTCTCTGTATTGGTTTCCTTGTTGATATGGCTAGACGTAACGATGATGATGCAAAGCAAGGTGCTTATCTTTGTCATCTCATTCTCTGCACAAGGCCGGTCGAGGTATTGATGCAAGGCGATGACGACGACATGGAAATGTTACACAGTCGTTGCGAG GGTGCGCACGGCCTGGATCAATGCATTTCGAAATGCTCGGATTATGAACTAGCTGGAATGAATGCTCAATGCAGTTAG